Sequence from the Fusarium oxysporum Fo47 chromosome VI, complete sequence genome:
CCACCCGGCTTCGTGAACCCCTTCGCGGCTTTCGACAAATTCTTTTTTGTCGGCCACGCATATGTTTCTGCCTGGGCATATGATACTGGTTATGGCTTGGTCTTGATTGACGCTCTCGATAATCAGgacgagattgagaagataCTGGTACCCGACTTGGAAAAACTTGGCTACCAAGGTAGCGATATCAAGCACCTTATAATCACACACGAGCACATTGACCATTTTGGAGGAGCCAAGTACATTCAAGACCAGTTTAATGCTTCTGTCTACGCTGCCGAGGCCGCATGGGAGGGCATGGCTGAACAAGGAGAGGATTCTAATACGCCAGTCCCAGTCAAGGACAAGGTGGTGGTCGATGGCGATGCCCTCACCTTTGGAGATGTTACCTTTGAGATTGTGCAAACACCAGGGCACACTCCAGGCACGATTTCACTCATCTTCCCGGTTGTTGACAAGGGCAAGCGTCATTTGGCCGGTCTATCTGGTGGCACCGGTACGCCAGCCGCTAAGACTGCGCGAGAACAGAAGATCGCGTCACAGAATCGGTTTGCCGAGATTGCCAAGGCAAAGGGGGTTGATGTCCTTCTCTCAAACCACAATGTCGCCGACCACAGTCTT
This genomic interval carries:
- a CDS encoding beta-lactamase-like protein; this encodes MRSTNYLSTASLILGLSSSVVQAQIKPILEFFNLTTFPKEQKENVTRLLNEGRRLATDGSIHQYFQDQCITQQVYPAMFTMPPGFVNPFAAFDKFFFVGHAYVSAWAYDTGYGLVLIDALDNQDEIEKILVPDLEKLGYQGSDIKHLIITHEHIDHFGGAKYIQDQFNASVYAAEAAWEGMAEQGEDSNTPVPVKDKVVVDGDALTFGDVTFEIVQTPGHTPGTISLIFPVVDKGKRHLAGLSGGTGTPAAKTAREQKIASQNRFAEIAKAKGVDVLLSNHNVADHSLSNADILAHRAPGASNPYVVGVKNFYNYMRINALCSQVIAAREGMDLDV